From Anaerohalosphaera lusitana, one genomic window encodes:
- a CDS encoding efflux RND transporter permease subunit: MKIKRKLAQAALENHKSTAWGLAGVCVLIILLAGLPSVIPGGFGPLNEIKIDTDPENMLPEDEPVRVFHDRMKEEFSLYDMVVVGVVNEEHEHGVFNPETLENINEISDFAKTLQWEEEDGEMGGVVAVDMIAPSTVDNIEQGSLGSIKLEWLMPEPPQTQEEALAVRDKALDIPFFKGTMVSEDGKAIALYLPLTSKDYSYQVSQALRDKIAEIGGQEDYHITGLPVAEDTFGVEMFIQMAISAPTAMVIIFLLMLVFFRKLVLIISPMIVAIASVIFTMGLLIISGFPIHIMSSMIPIFIMPIAVLDSVHIISEFFELYQETRDRRETILKVMDELFKPMLYTSLTSAAGFASLALTPIPPVQVFGVFVAIGIMFAWFLTMTFIPAYVMFIKPEKLEEFGKKSTGDEQKDNTPIGRFLHAVGGLTYRWAKPILAGAVVVFAVAVYGISQININDNPVKWFTESHPIRVADRVLNDHFGGTYMAYLTMEAPEDEYEPAEAREQFINRLDEFTQQYSDDEELQKAAEIVSGTVEGVFSDADSKAVALEQLSERVDELAKKNEDISMFVWDDLGRVIDQAAQELHVFKQPEVLEYQEKLQRALGDMGKVGKSNSLADIIKTVHRELFGEEEKFAVPDEPRMIAECMLQYQSGHRPGDLWHFVTPDYRKSVLWLQLTSGDNEDMTKVVKAVDEFVEKNPPPAGVETDWFGLTYINVIWQDKMVKGMVGAFVCSFLVVLLMMTTLFRSSLWGLLCMVPLTVTILLIYGVVGLVGKDYDMPVAVLSSLTLGLAVDFAIHFLARSQDMYRRYGSWKETVPAVFAEPARAITRNIIVIAVGFLPLLLAPLTPYKTVGMLLATILLVSGAATMLLLPALMRVFEDKLFASKPAVSAGCNCAACLLSSVTLVTLIAMTLHQYADVGWGSLTWLAVVVIPLTALLCGRISRREKCESGNDIFNAQNNKKGA; the protein is encoded by the coding sequence ATGAAGATCAAGCGAAAACTCGCTCAGGCAGCACTGGAAAACCACAAGTCTACGGCATGGGGGCTGGCTGGGGTATGTGTTCTGATAATCCTGCTGGCAGGTCTGCCGTCGGTCATTCCGGGAGGGTTCGGCCCTCTAAATGAGATCAAGATAGACACTGACCCTGAGAACATGCTGCCCGAGGATGAACCGGTCCGCGTATTCCACGACCGAATGAAGGAAGAGTTTTCACTTTACGACATGGTCGTGGTGGGTGTGGTCAACGAGGAGCACGAGCATGGCGTTTTCAACCCCGAAACCCTCGAAAACATAAACGAAATCAGCGATTTTGCCAAAACCCTGCAGTGGGAAGAAGAGGATGGCGAGATGGGCGGGGTCGTGGCGGTGGATATGATCGCGCCTTCGACGGTTGACAATATAGAGCAGGGTTCGCTGGGTTCGATCAAGCTGGAGTGGCTGATGCCCGAACCGCCCCAGACGCAGGAGGAGGCGCTTGCGGTTCGAGACAAGGCGCTGGACATACCGTTTTTCAAGGGCACCATGGTCAGTGAGGACGGCAAGGCGATAGCGCTTTACCTGCCGTTGACCAGCAAGGATTACAGCTACCAGGTTTCGCAGGCTCTGCGGGATAAGATAGCGGAGATCGGCGGGCAGGAGGATTATCACATAACGGGTCTGCCCGTTGCGGAGGATACGTTCGGGGTGGAGATGTTCATCCAGATGGCGATATCGGCTCCGACGGCGATGGTGATCATATTTCTGCTGATGCTGGTGTTCTTCCGCAAGCTGGTGCTGATCATATCGCCTATGATCGTAGCGATCGCGTCCGTTATATTCACCATGGGCCTGCTGATCATAAGCGGGTTCCCGATACATATCATGTCCAGCATGATACCGATTTTCATAATGCCGATCGCGGTGCTGGACTCGGTGCACATTATTAGCGAGTTTTTCGAGCTGTACCAGGAGACCAGGGACAGGCGGGAAACGATCCTGAAGGTGATGGATGAGCTATTCAAGCCTATGCTTTATACATCGCTGACTTCTGCGGCAGGGTTTGCATCGCTTGCGCTTACGCCGATACCGCCTGTGCAAGTGTTCGGCGTGTTTGTTGCGATAGGCATTATGTTCGCATGGTTTTTGACGATGACGTTCATACCCGCGTACGTGATGTTCATAAAGCCTGAAAAGCTGGAGGAATTCGGCAAGAAATCAACGGGTGACGAGCAGAAGGACAATACGCCGATCGGACGTTTTCTGCATGCCGTGGGCGGGCTTACGTACAGATGGGCCAAGCCGATTCTGGCCGGGGCGGTGGTGGTCTTCGCGGTGGCTGTTTACGGCATTTCGCAGATAAATATAAATGACAACCCGGTGAAATGGTTTACTGAGTCGCATCCGATCAGGGTTGCGGACAGGGTGCTGAACGATCATTTCGGCGGGACTTACATGGCGTATCTGACGATGGAGGCGCCGGAGGATGAGTATGAGCCTGCCGAGGCCAGAGAACAATTTATCAACCGTCTTGATGAATTCACGCAGCAGTACAGTGATGACGAGGAGCTGCAAAAGGCGGCAGAGATAGTTTCCGGGACCGTTGAAGGAGTATTCAGCGACGCGGATTCTAAAGCGGTTGCGCTGGAGCAGTTGAGCGAGCGAGTGGACGAGCTGGCGAAAAAGAACGAAGACATTTCGATGTTCGTCTGGGACGATCTTGGCAGGGTAATAGATCAGGCTGCACAGGAACTGCACGTGTTCAAGCAGCCAGAGGTTCTGGAGTACCAGGAGAAGCTGCAGAGGGCCCTTGGTGATATGGGCAAGGTCGGAAAGAGCAATTCGCTGGCGGACATCATCAAGACGGTGCACAGGGAGCTTTTCGGTGAGGAGGAAAAATTCGCGGTTCCCGACGAGCCCCGCATGATTGCCGAGTGCATGCTTCAGTATCAGAGCGGTCATCGGCCGGGGGATCTGTGGCATTTCGTCACTCCTGATTATCGCAAATCTGTGTTGTGGCTGCAGCTTACGAGCGGTGACAATGAGGATATGACCAAGGTGGTCAAAGCGGTAGATGAGTTTGTCGAGAAGAATCCGCCGCCTGCTGGAGTTGAGACGGACTGGTTCGGCCTGACGTACATCAACGTGATATGGCAGGACAAGATGGTTAAGGGTATGGTCGGAGCATTTGTGTGCAGCTTCCTGGTCGTGCTTTTGATGATGACGACGCTGTTCAGGTCATCGCTGTGGGGGCTTTTGTGTATGGTTCCGCTGACAGTGACGATACTGCTGATTTACGGTGTTGTAGGGCTGGTGGGCAAGGACTACGATATGCCGGTGGCGGTATTGAGTTCGCTGACGCTGGGACTTGCGGTCGACTTTGCGATACATTTTCTGGCGAGGAGTCAGGACATGTACAGGCGGTACGGCTCGTGGAAGGAAACTGTGCCTGCGGTATTCGCTGAGCCTGCCAGGGCGATCACGCGGAACATCATCGTTATCGCTGTGGGGTTCCTGCCGCTGCTGCTTGCACCGCTGACTCCTTACAAGACGGTGGGCATGCTGCTTGCGACGATACTGCTGGTTTCAGGTGCGGCGACCATGCTGCTGCTTCCGGCGCTGATGCGTGTGTTTGAGGATAAGCTGTTCGCTTCCAAACCCGCGGTTAGTGCGGGATGCAACTGTGCGGCGTGTCTGCTTTCGTCGGTGACGCTGGTTACGCTGATCGCGATGACGCTGCATCAGTACGCGGATGTGGGGTGGGGCAGTCTTACGTGGCTGGCGGTGGTAGTGATCCCCCTGACCGCATTGCTTTGCGGAAGGATATCGAGACGAGAAAAATGTGAGTCTGGAAATGATATATTTAATGCTCAAAACAATAAGAAAGGGGCATAG